The Flavobacterium sp. 1 genome contains the following window.
AAACGGCTCCAATGGTTAATATTTTCATGGAAAACCTAAAAGATCAAGGTTTCCGAACAATGCTGAAAAATCAATTTGTAAAATATACAGATGCTTGTGTGGAGAATTTTCTGGGAGGTGATGTAAAGTCATTATTCGAAAATACGAAACAATTGTCTAAAGTTGTTCTTAATAATTTTAAACCAATGATTCCAGAACAGTTTCATGGAATCTGGCAGGAAGGAATCGATTCAAATGATTATTATTTGAAATTGTGCGGTTCTGGCGGTGGCGGTTATATTTTAGGATTTACTGAAGATTTAGAAAAAGCAAAAGCCTCATTGAAAGATTTTAAATTGGAAGTCGTTTATCAGTTTTAATATTTAGCCTAAGAAAATTAATAAACATCTTTAAATTCTAAACCAATTTCATGTTAAGCAGAAAGCATAAACTATTTATATGGAAAATTATCAGTTTATTCTCTGTCGTAAGAGGCTATAACATACCCATTATAGCTTTAGCCCAATATTTATCAGCTATTTTCATACTGGCGCCAGAGCAGAGAGCTTTGTCAATATTATTAGATTTCCGTCTTTTTATTATTGTGCTGTGTTCAAGTCTGACCATTGCTTCGGGATATATCATCAATAGTTTTTATGACAGTAAAAAGGATTTAATTAACCGACCGAATAAATCACAACTGGATCGTTTAGTAAGTCAAAAAACGAAACTGCAGGTCTATTTCAGTCTTAACCTTTTTGTGGCTCTCATTGCTTTTTTCGTTTCTTTTAGAGCTGTTTTATTTTATTCGGCTTATATCTTTTTGATTTGGTTTTATTCTCATAAAATTAAAAGATATCCGTTAATTGGAAATTTAATGGCAGCATTTCTGGCAGTTCTTCCTTTTTTCGGAATCCTGCTTTACTATTATTTAAAAATGCCTTTGTATGAAATCGAAAGCAATAGCGGTAAACTTGCCGTAATACTTTCACATGGAGCTTTCTTATTCTTGTTAATCTTAATCAGGGAAATGATAAAGGATTTAGAGAATTTAAAAGGAGATTTTGCCAATGATTACAAAACTATTCCAATTATTTATGGAGAAGAAACGGCCAAAAAAATAATTACAGTATTAACTATATTAACCGTTCTGCCTGTTTATTTTTTAATCAATGTCTACGATGTCGGATACATGGATATTTACTTTTATTTCGGCTTTATAGTTCTGATTTTTTTCTTGTTATATTTATGGAAATGGCAAACCAAAGAACAGTATGTAATGCTTCACAATGTACTGAAGTTTCTCATTGTATCGGGAGTTTTTTGCATCGTGCTTATCAATCCAAGCGTGTTATGGCACGGAAAAAAAGTATTAATGACGATTTAAGTCGATTATTAATTTTTTGAAGCAGAAACATTAGGTATTTTTAAGAAGCATTGTTCCTGCTCTGCGTTTCAATCTTGCCACCCGAACCCCGGGCAACAAGGATTTCCACTTCGATCAGGGCTAAAAGATAAACATTTAGCATTTTTGCTATCATTATAATCACAACCAAAATCAGATTAATAACGAATTGAAAAGTTTTAAAAGTCATTAAATTAAGGAGTTATCTTTTTCTAATTGTCAAAAATCGTTTCTCAATGATATAAATAGTATCTTTGCACCAAATTATAGAATATTATGAACAATAAGGAAGGCAATAATAAAAGAAGTGGTGCTAGACCAACTAGTTCTAGACCAAGTTCAAATAAGCCAAAACCTGCGATGCAAAAAAGGGCACAAGGGCCAAAAAAAGTAAAAACAAACACTAAAGTTGCCGAAGCAGAGGTTAATAAAGTAGAGAAAAAACCTAATCAAGCGCCAAAGAGACCTAAAGTAAAAGATGAAATTCGTTTGAATAAATACATCTCAAACTCAGGAACCTGCTCAAGACGTGATGCCGATATATATATTCAATCAGGAAATGTAAAAGTAAATGGAATTCCAGTTACCGAAATGGGGTATATGGTAAAACCAGGAGATGTAGTAAATTTTGATGGTGCAGTTTTAACTCCAGAGAAAAAAGTGTACATCTTATTGAATAAGCCCAAAAATTTTACAACTGCACTTGATGAAGGCCAAGAATATCGCAATGTTTTAGAATTAGTAAAAGGTTCCACAACTGCAAAGATTGGAGCAATTGGAAGAATGGACAAGAATACAACAGGATTATTAGTCTTTACTAATGACACTGATATGATTCGTAAATTCACATTGCCGAGCCAAAAATCAACTAAAATTTACCAAGTTTCTTTAGATAAAAATTTAAAATTCGAAGATTTAGAAAAAATAAATAAAGGGCTTGTATTAGATGGCCACCGAGTTGCCGTAGACGAAATAAGTTATATTGAAGGAGAATCCAAAAGCGAAATTGGAATTCAATTGAAATCTTCCAACATAAAAGTAGTTCGCGCTATATTTGAGCATTTTGAATATAACGTTCTTAGAGTTGATCGTGTAGCTTTTGCTGGTTTAACCAAGAAAAATCTGCCGAGAGGAAATTGGAGAATGCTTACCGAACAAGAAGTTATCAATTTGAAAAATGTATAATTTTTTTTAAAAAATATAATTTCAAATCCCTTTCATTTCTATGCAAGGGATTTTTTAATTTAAAACAGTACCGAATGACACCAGAAAAATTACAATCTATAGCTTTTAAATGGTTTGAAGCTTTTAATAATCATAATTTAGAGCAATTATTATCTCTTTATGATGATGAAGCAGAGCATTTTAGTCCAAAATTAAAAATACTCAAGCCTGAAACACAAGGTTTACTAACTGGAAAAGAGGCTTTAAGAAGCTGGTGGCAAGATGCGTTTGACAGATTGCCTAGCCTGCATTATAAAGTAACTTCCCTAACTGCCAATGTTGATCGAGTTTTTATGGAATATATTCGGATAGCTGATGGTGATGAAGATATGCTTGTCGCTGAGGTTCTTGTTGTGAATGAGGATAAAATTATAGCTTCCAGAGTGTATCACGGATAGTTTTTTAAGAAAAAATTAACAGTTATATTCATAATAACAATTAGTTTTATATTTCCTTAAATATAACAAATATGAGAAAAATTACATTTTTTATAACCGTGCTGGTTGTTGCGCTAGTATTAGTGAATTGTAAGTCTAATGAGAAAAAACAAGATTTTTCATTGTTTACCAAGAATTATTTTGATGATAAAAATGCATTAGATCCGCTAGGAGCAACGCAAAACGGTCAAAATGAATACAATGATCAGCTGCAGTTTGAAATGACGGACAGCTTTAGAAAAAAGCAACTTGAATTTTTCAATAAATATGAGACTGGACTAGGAGCATTTGATGAAAATCAACTTTCAGATGAAGAGAAAAACAGTTATGAAATTATAAAATGGGAAGTTGAAGTTGGAAAAA
Protein-coding sequences here:
- a CDS encoding nuclear transport factor 2 family protein, which translates into the protein MTPEKLQSIAFKWFEAFNNHNLEQLLSLYDDEAEHFSPKLKILKPETQGLLTGKEALRSWWQDAFDRLPSLHYKVTSLTANVDRVFMEYIRIADGDEDMLVAEVLVVNEDKIIASRVYHG
- a CDS encoding pseudouridine synthase codes for the protein MNNKEGNNKRSGARPTSSRPSSNKPKPAMQKRAQGPKKVKTNTKVAEAEVNKVEKKPNQAPKRPKVKDEIRLNKYISNSGTCSRRDADIYIQSGNVKVNGIPVTEMGYMVKPGDVVNFDGAVLTPEKKVYILLNKPKNFTTALDEGQEYRNVLELVKGSTTAKIGAIGRMDKNTTGLLVFTNDTDMIRKFTLPSQKSTKIYQVSLDKNLKFEDLEKINKGLVLDGHRVAVDEISYIEGESKSEIGIQLKSSNIKVVRAIFEHFEYNVLRVDRVAFAGLTKKNLPRGNWRMLTEQEVINLKNV
- a CDS encoding geranylgeranylglycerol-phosphate geranylgeranyltransferase, with translation MLSRKHKLFIWKIISLFSVVRGYNIPIIALAQYLSAIFILAPEQRALSILLDFRLFIIVLCSSLTIASGYIINSFYDSKKDLINRPNKSQLDRLVSQKTKLQVYFSLNLFVALIAFFVSFRAVLFYSAYIFLIWFYSHKIKRYPLIGNLMAAFLAVLPFFGILLYYYLKMPLYEIESNSGKLAVILSHGAFLFLLILIREMIKDLENLKGDFANDYKTIPIIYGEETAKKIITVLTILTVLPVYFLINVYDVGYMDIYFYFGFIVLIFFLLYLWKWQTKEQYVMLHNVLKFLIVSGVFCIVLINPSVLWHGKKVLMTI